A portion of the Osmia lignaria lignaria isolate PbOS001 chromosome 15, iyOsmLign1, whole genome shotgun sequence genome contains these proteins:
- the LOC117608354 gene encoding UBX domain-containing protein 7, protein MDQELIDKFVEVTGEGEATARQYLSLTDGNVEAAISLMFEGGGLAPEPIPVPDPEPEVRPPILPTQEILVPSGPVCSLPRLSTNVFDRFRDFAVETQRQEEEMACKVAGVKQMSYCKSKRLEDLFRPPCNILFLGSFIEAREHAKTLNHWLLVNIQNPQEFSCQILNRDVWSNQQIQEIIKDHFVLWQVLSNSSDGSRYVHLYDVYEYPYLAIIDPRTGECMQTYNHVTVDILMSALNDMLSTHPSPECVSNDSFNSKDWNSAVTATKENALPNLLDCSSSTSQPSKHMIGNLRDTDNNIDAATIQSSSTSTTIDVFQNRNKKRRIDESDLNEEIQKINSKDAQPCEPKCDTNEPEIDNASAVRLCLRLPNGKKETVLMSAINTIEDFINKMNEMGYPSIDHTYLVPFPKTNIGMLSPETYLSDTILSPANTVFITKIQ, encoded by the exons ATGGATCAAGAACTTATTGATAAATTTGTCGAAGTAACAG gaGAAGGTGAAGCAACAGCTCGTCAGTATTTGTCATTAACAGATGGAAATGTAGAAGCTGCAATAAGCTTAATGTTTGAGGGAGGAGGACTAGCACCTGAACCAATACCTGTTCCTGATCCTGAACCAGAAGTGAGACCTCCTATCTTACCCACGCAAGAAATATTAGTGCCATCTGGTCCAGTATGTTCCCTTCCAAGATTATCAACTAATGTGTTTGATAGATTTAGAGATTTTGCAGTAGAGACCC AACGACAGGAGGAAGAAATGGCTTGTAAAGTAGCTGGTGTAAAACAAATGTCTTACTGTAAATCAAAAAGATTAGAAGATTTATTTCGTCCTCCATGCAATATCCTCTTCCTAGGTTCTTTTATCGAAGCTCGTGAACATGCTAAGACATTAAATCATTGGTTACttgtaaatattcaaaatccTCAAGAATTTTCATGCCAAATTCTTAACAGAGATGTTTGGTCAAATCAACAAATTCAAGAAATTATAAAGGATCACTTTGTTCTGTGGCAA GTTCTGTCAAATTCAAGCGATGGGAGCCGCTATGTTCATCTTTACGATGTATACGAATATCCTTATCTAGCAATAATAGATCCTAGAACAGGAGAATGCATGCAAACTTACAATCATGTTACTGTGGATATTTTAATGTCTGCTTTGAATGACATGCTAAGCACTCATCCATCACCAGAATGTGTATCAAATGATTCCTTTAATTCTAAAGACTGGAACAGTGCAGTGACAGCAACAAAAGAAAATGCTCTACCCAATTTACTG GATTGCAGCAGTAGTACTTCTCAACCTTCTAAACATATGATTGGTAATTTAAGAGATACAG ATAATAACATAGACGCGGCAACAATTCAGAGCTCAAGTACAAGCACAACAATTGATGTTTTtcagaatagaaataaaaagagaagaatagaTGAATCCGATCTAaacgaagaaattcaaaaaatcaaTTCAAAG GATGCTCAACCGTGCGAACCCAAATGTGATACAAACGAACCAGAAATTG ATAATGCATCTGCTGTGAGACTTTGTTTAAGATTACCGAATGGTAAAAAAGAAACGGTGTTGATGTCTGCCATAAACACAATAGAA gattttataaacaaaatgaACGAAATGGGATATCCATCGATCGATCACACTTACTTGGTACCGTTTCCAAAAACAAATATTGGAATGCTTTCTCCAGAAACATATTTATCGGACACGATATTATCTCCAGCGAATACAGTATTTATAACAAAGATACAGTAA